The following coding sequences are from one Thermostaphylospora chromogena window:
- a CDS encoding polysaccharide deacetylase family protein, whose amino-acid sequence MVRHHRARLPLAAALVATMLGLAAAPAQAEPLQAPQPVQKTKKTVTNKKEVKKPKKPKKVDCAKVKCIALTFDDGPGKYADKLLDTLKKHESKATFFLEGQYVKSRKEFAKRIVAEGHQIGNHSYTHPNMLEIGEDEIRQELQRTEDIIYKVTGKRSTLLRPPYGLFDERYREIAVEMGLPIVLWNGGSRDWDTKKEGPIYKEVMRSAKRDGVILMHDWVKATVDVMPRLLKDLKKQGYHMVTVSELLRDGRKLQPGEVYPEQDEKEWEELNILVAPPGSEQASH is encoded by the coding sequence ATGGTTCGCCATCATCGCGCCCGGCTCCCCCTCGCCGCGGCGCTCGTCGCCACCATGCTCGGCCTCGCGGCGGCACCCGCGCAGGCGGAGCCACTCCAGGCACCGCAGCCTGTTCAGAAGACGAAGAAAACCGTGACCAACAAGAAAGAGGTAAAGAAGCCGAAGAAGCCCAAGAAGGTGGATTGCGCAAAGGTCAAGTGCATCGCACTCACCTTTGACGACGGTCCGGGCAAATACGCCGACAAGCTGCTGGACACCCTCAAGAAGCACGAGTCAAAGGCCACGTTCTTCCTCGAGGGCCAGTACGTCAAATCGCGCAAGGAATTCGCCAAGCGCATCGTCGCCGAAGGCCACCAGATCGGCAACCACAGCTACACCCACCCGAACATGCTGGAGATCGGCGAGGACGAGATCCGGCAGGAGCTGCAGCGGACCGAGGACATCATCTACAAGGTGACCGGTAAGCGGTCCACCCTCCTGCGCCCGCCGTACGGCCTGTTCGACGAGCGCTACCGGGAGATAGCGGTCGAGATGGGCCTGCCCATCGTGCTGTGGAACGGCGGCTCCCGCGACTGGGACACCAAGAAGGAAGGGCCCATCTACAAGGAGGTCATGCGCAGCGCCAAGCGCGACGGCGTGATCCTCATGCACGACTGGGTCAAGGCGACGGTCGACGTGATGCCCCGGCTGCTGAAGGACCTGAAGAAGCAGGGCTACCACATGGTCACCGTCTCCGAACTGCTGCGGGACGGCCGCAAGCTGCAGCCCGGCGAGGTCTACCCCGAGCAGGACGAGAAGGAGTGGGAGGAGCTGAACATCCTGGTCGCTCCGCCCGGCTCGGAGCAGGCGTCGCACTGA
- a CDS encoding glycosyltransferase family 2 protein — protein sequence MSRPLLSVVVPFHDVEKYIEPCLDSIAAQDVDGMEVICVADGARDGSVEAVRARAAVDPRFHLVEQPRRGPGPAKQTGVDRSSGRYLAFVNGDDIVPPGAFALMVASLEETGSDLACGNVLRLAGDRLVGSRPHRRVFRVSAPRTHIRRHPALLRDRILGNKIFRRDFWDRHGLTFPARWYEDRPVTVMAHVLAGAVDVLSEVVYHWRDHAVADPAAALRRMEPARLRDRLTAILDTAAFLDTHAPALKPSLDVESMRVDLRVVAEAVPDLAEADREAVLDLARRYLRGVAADVWREVPALTRLELRLLQNGMIEEIGRVLDVRRSTGEPVRVRPRGVLRRRWIADYPLRDDRRLPRDCHDVTEELTLDAEADRITWRRERLEAVIRVRVPGVAPADLCGGRLRLFLRQDPPAAQGPPVEGDHGSCVGEWRLTESGPTVVTADLTDVLAHGDGMREGVWRLHAELAARGLRLAATVHAPADPLGAWGPLRVGDGLWLIPAAGAGRRLKLRVRRAKAAVTACVFTPAGIAVSGWIRGSTVGEAAVLARGGEERLLSFPARLWRGTDGGVRFEAVVPVHAVGFPGGAGWRLSLQRGDDPPVPLALDITSHLSGTVGHRRFVVTRSAHCHVVLRERIEG from the coding sequence ATGTCCAGGCCGCTGCTGTCCGTCGTGGTCCCGTTCCACGACGTGGAGAAGTACATCGAGCCCTGTCTTGACTCCATCGCCGCGCAGGACGTGGACGGCATGGAGGTGATCTGCGTCGCCGACGGGGCGCGGGACGGCAGTGTCGAGGCCGTACGGGCGCGCGCCGCCGTCGACCCCCGCTTCCACCTGGTCGAGCAGCCGCGACGCGGACCGGGACCGGCCAAGCAGACGGGCGTGGACCGGTCGAGCGGACGCTACCTCGCCTTCGTGAACGGCGACGACATCGTGCCGCCGGGCGCCTTCGCGCTGATGGTGGCCAGCCTGGAGGAGACCGGCTCCGACCTGGCCTGCGGCAACGTGCTGCGACTCGCCGGGGATCGACTCGTCGGTTCCCGGCCCCACCGGCGGGTCTTCCGGGTGAGCGCACCGCGCACCCACATCAGGCGGCACCCGGCGCTGCTGCGCGACCGCATACTCGGCAACAAGATCTTCCGTCGTGATTTCTGGGACCGGCACGGCCTGACGTTCCCCGCGCGCTGGTACGAGGACCGGCCGGTGACCGTCATGGCGCACGTGCTGGCCGGTGCCGTGGACGTGCTGTCGGAGGTCGTCTACCACTGGCGCGACCACGCGGTCGCCGACCCCGCCGCGGCCCTGCGCCGCATGGAGCCCGCACGGCTGCGCGACCGGCTGACCGCGATCCTCGACACCGCCGCGTTCCTGGACACGCACGCCCCGGCGTTGAAGCCGTCGCTGGACGTGGAGTCCATGCGTGTGGACCTGCGGGTCGTGGCCGAGGCGGTCCCCGACCTGGCGGAGGCGGACCGCGAGGCAGTGCTCGACCTGGCCCGGCGCTACCTGCGAGGGGTGGCCGCCGACGTCTGGCGGGAGGTGCCCGCCCTCACCCGGCTGGAGCTGCGGCTGCTGCAGAACGGCATGATCGAGGAGATCGGGCGGGTGCTGGACGTCCGGCGTTCGACGGGCGAGCCGGTGCGGGTGCGTCCGCGCGGAGTGCTGCGCCGCCGCTGGATCGCCGACTACCCGCTCCGTGACGACCGGCGGCTGCCCCGCGACTGTCACGACGTCACCGAAGAGCTGACCCTGGATGCCGAGGCCGACCGGATCACCTGGCGGCGAGAGCGGCTGGAGGCGGTGATCCGGGTCCGGGTGCCCGGCGTCGCACCGGCCGACCTGTGCGGCGGCCGGCTGCGACTGTTCCTGCGGCAGGACCCGCCCGCCGCCCAAGGGCCGCCCGTCGAGGGCGACCACGGATCGTGCGTCGGCGAGTGGCGGCTCACCGAGTCCGGCCCCACCGTCGTCACGGCCGACCTGACCGACGTCCTCGCGCACGGCGACGGCATGCGGGAGGGCGTCTGGCGGCTCCACGCCGAACTGGCCGCCCGCGGCCTGCGCCTGGCCGCCACCGTGCACGCCCCCGCCGATCCGCTCGGCGCGTGGGGGCCGCTGCGCGTCGGCGACGGCCTGTGGCTCATCCCCGCCGCGGGTGCGGGCCGCCGTCTCAAGCTCCGCGTACGGCGGGCCAAGGCCGCGGTCACCGCCTGCGTGTTCACCCCCGCGGGGATCGCGGTGTCCGGCTGGATACGCGGATCCACCGTCGGCGAGGCCGCCGTGCTCGCCCGCGGCGGGGAGGAGCGGCTGCTGTCCTTCCCCGCCCGCCTGTGGCGCGGGACCGACGGCGGCGTGCGCTTCGAGGCCGTCGTCCCCGTGCACGCCGTCGGCTTCCCCGGCGGCGCGGGCTGGCGGCTGTCGCTGCAGCGGGGAGACGACCCGCCCGTGCCGCTCGCCCTCGACATCACCTCCCACCTCAGCGGGACCGTGGGTCATCGGCGATTCGTCGTGACCAGGTCCGCCCATTGCCACGTGGTACTCAGAGAAAGGATCGAAGGTTGA
- a CDS encoding class I SAM-dependent methyltransferase — protein MTAPSASPWTPDAVPGWFPETDMRLFEWLLGWQERTNVHGDLLELGAYLGRSAILIGRHRRAEERFTVCDLFEPLPAREDARDHPELSRAAFETNYLAFHPTLPEIVQGPSASIRDHVKPGSCRFVHIDASKVYEHVRADLEAARELVVPEGIVVVEGYRAEETPGVARAVWDAVATGGLRPVCLTPARFYGTWGDSAPIVERLADWLAERPDEWAYDRHLMDGRAFVRARLTTTTQRPTLPLPTASRSTPVAPAWTARKAPRKRRYFRRLVKMVTARPRRSLRAAVRRARRAWTWR, from the coding sequence TTGACCGCACCTTCCGCCTCACCCTGGACGCCGGACGCCGTTCCCGGCTGGTTTCCGGAGACGGACATGCGCCTGTTCGAGTGGCTGCTCGGCTGGCAGGAACGCACCAACGTCCACGGCGACCTGCTCGAACTCGGCGCGTACCTCGGCCGCAGCGCCATCCTGATCGGCCGCCACCGGCGCGCGGAGGAGCGCTTCACGGTGTGCGACCTGTTCGAGCCGCTGCCCGCCCGCGAGGACGCCCGGGATCACCCCGAGCTGTCCCGGGCCGCCTTCGAGACCAACTACCTCGCCTTCCACCCGACGCTGCCGGAGATCGTGCAGGGGCCGTCGGCGAGCATCCGCGACCACGTCAAGCCGGGATCGTGCAGATTCGTCCACATCGACGCCTCGAAGGTGTACGAGCACGTCCGCGCCGACCTGGAAGCGGCCAGGGAGCTGGTCGTACCCGAGGGGATCGTCGTGGTGGAGGGGTACCGCGCCGAGGAGACGCCCGGTGTCGCGCGGGCCGTGTGGGACGCGGTCGCCACGGGCGGCCTGCGCCCGGTCTGCCTGACGCCGGCCCGGTTCTACGGCACGTGGGGCGACTCCGCGCCGATCGTCGAACGGCTCGCCGACTGGCTGGCCGAGCGGCCCGACGAGTGGGCGTACGACCGGCATCTGATGGACGGGCGGGCGTTCGTGCGGGCCAGGCTCACCACCACCACGCAGCGGCCCACCCTGCCGCTGCCGACCGCCTCCCGTTCCACGCCGGTGGCGCCGGCATGGACGGCGCGGAAGGCTCCGCGCAAGCGGCGCTACTTCCGCAGGCTCGTGAAGATGGTGACGGCCCGGCCGCGTCGCTCGCTGCGCGCCGCCGTCCGGCGCGCCCGCCGTGCCTGGACCTGGAGGTAA